The sequence CATTCTGCGCAAACTGAATGCTCACTCGCGACTTGAAGCCATCCGTCGAGCCGAGTACGCGGGATTACTCTGAACATCTGCCATCTTGAAAGAATGACTAACCGGGGTTTTCCGCAATCATTTCAAGTTGAAGGAGCAGTCGAAGGCTGCATTCTATGACGGCGGAAAATTATGGAAACCTTTCAACAAGTCGTCGTCCAATTGCACATCAACCGCAAACCCGAAAACCCGTGAATAAAAATAGAGTTCGGCGTTCAACGTGCGCTTGATGTTTTCAGCTTTGCGAAAACCGTGACCTTCGCCTTCCAGAGTGATGTAGGCAACAGGAATCTGTTTTTGTTGCAACGCCACAAACATCATTTCTGCTTGATTGGGCGGGACGATTTTGTCATCGAGTCCTTGAAACAAAATAATCGGGCACGAAAGCCGCTCGGTGTGATGAATCGGCGAACGCGCTTTGTATAGCTCTTTAGCCTGCGGGTGTGGGCCAATCAAACTCGCGTTATAGCGTGCCTCAAATTTATGGCAATCCTGTTCCAGGGCTTCCAGGTCGCTGATGCCAAAATAACTCGCCCCGGCTTTGAAGAAATCTTTGAAGGTGAGCGCCGCAAGTGTGGTGTAGCCGCCGGCGCTGCCGCCGCGAATGATTAAGCGGTCGCCATCGGCTTTGCCCTGTTCAACCAGAAAACGCGCGGCATTGACGCAATCATTGACATCGACAATGCCCCAGTTGCCATTCAAGCGTTCGCGATACTTACGCCCATAGCCGGTGCTGCCGCCGTAATTCACATCAACCACACCAAACCCGCGCGATGTCCAGAACTGTGTCGTCAGTCTCAGGGTGCTTGAGGTTGCCGCCGTCGGCCCGCCATGACTGATGCAGATGAGCGGCGGACGTTCATCTGCGGGCGCTTCGTAGTCTTTATTTTTCGGCGGGTAATAAAACGCATAGGCGGTTTGCTTATTCTCGGTTGGAAATTCGATGGCTTGAGCAATCGATAAATAAGCTTCATCAATTGCAAGCTCACTTGAACGGCGCAACACCTGGGTATCACCTGTTGCAAGGTTGAGGCTCACCACCGCGTCCATTTGAGTCGGCGAACCGCCGATGAAAAGGGCTTGAGATTTGCCAACCCGCAAACTGCGAATGTCTGTGTAAGCAGTCTCAATCGGCGAAAGCGTCCGTGTAGTGGTATTCAAACGTCCGAGTTGCCAGTTGCCCTGCACGTTGTAGGTGCAGATGATTTCATTTGCCGAAACGAAATCATAAAGCGACAGACGGAACACCCAGTGTGGGTAGCCGAATTCGGCTTCCATTTCATAAAGCGGTTCGGTTTTGCCATTAACTATACGATAGAGATTCCACCAGCCGGTTTGGTCAGAGACGAAATGCAGGACACCCGCAGGCGACCATTCGGGTTGAAAGATGGAGTCGCTTTTGCCGCCCGCCACGCATCCCCATTTGGCAAAAGTGCCATCCGGGTTGAGGTCTGCCGTCCATAACTCGGTGCCGTCCCAAGGCAGGTTCGGATGATTCCACTCCATCCAGCAGAGCTGTTTGCCATCGGGCGAAAGGCGCGGCGATGAATAGAAATCGCAGCCTTCAACCAGCACAGTGTTTTCGCCTGTCGCGAGGTCAATGCTCACGATGGTATTCGTGCAATCGGTGTCGCTCAGCGTATGGTCTTCGCGAACCGCGATTAACCGGTGGCGGGCGCTATCAAGCACAAAATCCGTGTAGCGCATTTGGCTGTCACGGGTAAGCGGCTGCGACAAACTGTCTCCGGTCTGTTTGTACAAAAGATTATCGGCAAAGTTGGAAAAATAGATTGCCTCGTCGGTGACCAGATACGCGCCGCCGCCATATTCATTGACTCGCGTGCGGGTGTTCAGTGACGCAGGAGTAATATCTGTAATTTGTCCATCGCCTGTGCGACGAACCAGAACATTGCGCCCGGCTTCCGCAGGGCGCGCTTCAATCCAGTAAAGGTCATCGCCGTTGACAGAGATTTCGCCAAGCCCGATGGTGCCTGACACGATCAAATCTGCGGTGATGGGTGTTTTCCAAGAACCAAAAGGAGCAATTTGCTTTTCAGCCATTTTCAATTCCTCAATCAAAGCTTACGGTCTTTTGTTGTTGCCACCAAGTATAAAGCGAATGTAGGTTATGTCTGCAAGTTTAGCAATTTGATTCACCGCACTTTCAATTAACTTTCATCAGGAGGACAGCAAGCTATCAAAACCCTAAAACTATTTGCTAATCAGTTGAACGCCATACCTCTTGCCACATCCTGGTATCTTGCGGACTTGGGCGAAGCGCGCGGCTAGCAGGAACTCTTCACCAAACAGTCACCCCAAAATTTGAAAGCCTTGCGCGAACACGCTGTGATTGAAAGCGCCATTTCATCAAATCGCATCGAAGGCGTTGTCATCGCGCCATCTCGCGTCGAAGCGGTGTTATTCGGCAAAGCTTTCGCATTGCCGATATTCAAAAACAGTGTCCGGGCGTGAGCATAGATTTAATTCGCTACACCTTGAAACAAATGCAACCGCAGGTTGAATGTTTAAAACGTGGTCGAGATGCACAATGGCGCAAAACTGAAAAGTGGGAATTAGGTAATACCTGATTAATTAGGTCATAAATTGGGTAATGGCTGTCCTAATTCACCCTCTCCTGAAAAACAATCGCAAACCGAGCAGGCTTAAAATGACCACAAGCGCGATGCCAACGGCGCCAAGCGTTTTATCAAGCAGGGCGATGCCTGTCCATTGCAAGTAATGAATTTTATAAAACCAGTCAATGCGGTCGGTATCCGCGCCGCGTTGTGTGAGCGTCAACCGCTCCCAATTCAAGGTCACGCGCACGCCGGTGTCGGTCGTGATTTGCTTGCCTTCGATTTTATTGATGTGCCCGTAACGCGACGGGTTGATTTGCAACGCATCGCTCAGAAGTTTTTGAATTTCATCTTCCGTAGGTTCGTTTCGCGGCGCTAACGTTTGCGGGTCGAGATGCCTTGCGCCTTGCGCTGTGCGCACCAACAGATGTTCACCGAGAATGGTTTTCACCAGCCGCGCTTCGAGCCAATCATTTTGCGGTTTAATCACCGTTTGCGATTCGAGCGGGTAAGTTTTAACTTGCAAGAGTTCATAAGCGCCCGCATAACCGGGCTTCAAAAAAAATATCGCGCCGGTGATTGCCCAACCGATAAACGGCAAGAGCATAATCAAGCCAATGAAGCGATGCAAGGTGCGAGTTTTCATAGGAAAGAGAAGACAGAATTCAGGAGTCAGAAGACAGAATCAAGGAAACGATGAACGCGGAAGTAGGAACGATGAACATTTTGAATCTCTGCTGTTCATCGTTCATCGTTCCTACTTCATACTTTCTTCCATTCTGACTTCTGACTCCTGAATACCTAATCTTGCCCACGCATCACATTCAACATCACACGCGATGTACAGAAGACGCGCTGCGTGGCTTTTTGGAAATCGCTGTCTTTGGCGGCGTAGATGTTGATGAATTTCTGCGGGTTTCTATCAACCAATGGGAACCAACTGCTTTGCACCTGAATCATCAAACGATGACCTTTGAGCCAGGTGTGAAAAACATCCGGCATGGTGAATTCCACTTTGGTCTTTTTGTTCGGCACCATCGCTTCGGGTTTTGACCAACTGTTGCGATATTTGGCGCGCATCGGTTCGCCTCGCACCAACATTTGATAGCCACCCATGCGAATGCCTCTGGGATTGGGCGAATTGTCGGGCGCATTATCCGGGTAAACGTCAATCACCTTGATCACGAAATCCGAATCGGTTCCCGATGTCGAAACCTCAAGGCTCACTTTGATGGGTCCTGCGACGGTCATATCTTCGCTGAGCGGTTCGGTTTGATAGACCACTACATCGGGTCGCGTTGCGGCATGGCGTTGATCATCGGTCATATACTCACGAGTCATACCGATTGCCGTGTAGTCGATAAACGGTACGGGCTTTGCCGGGTCGCTCACATATTCGGCAAAACAACTCGAATTGCCTGGCGCAGTGAATGTGAGTTTGCCGCTCACGTCCAGATAGACGCTTTTGGTTTCGACATTTTTCGGCGGCCAATCGCTCATTGTCCACCACTTGTTCGCGCCGGTGTTGAACATATAGGCTTCGGGTAATTTGTTTTCGCCTTTGTCTTTCAGAAAGTAATTGAAGAAATTGAGTTCGATATTTTCACGATAAAACGCCGAAGTTTTCGAGCCGAAACGCACATTGCCGAGTCCATCGCCATCGCCGCGCGCCCAACCGCCATGCGACCAGGGACCCATGATAATCGTGTTATAGGTTTTCGGATTGTGCTTTTCAATCGCTGCATAGATATTCAAAGGTCCTTGCAAATCTTCGGCATCAAACCAGCCGCCGACGGTCATCACGGCAACCGATGGTTTGACATTTTTCAAACGTTGCGGCACGTTTTGCGCCTGCCAGTATTCATCATAATCGCCGTGCTCCATCCATTCATTCCAGATTTTGATTTCGCCTTTGAGATATTTTTCGTTGGCATTGGCAAGCGACCCCATCTCCAGGAAAAATTTATAGCCATCGGGCATGCCATGACGAAAGCCCGGTTGACCTTGGGTGGTCGGCCCGGTGCGGGGCTTGCCAAAACTCGAAATAAAATTGAAAGCGTGCGGCAACCAGAATGCGCCGTTGTGGTGCATATCATCGCCAAGCCAGTTGTCTGCCATCGGGGCTTGCGGTGAAGCGGCGCGCAACGCAGGGTGCGCATCAGTCAACGTCTGCGCCGTGTAGTGACCGGGAAATGAAATGCCCCAGACGCCGACGCGACCGTTGTTATTGGGGATGTTTTGAATCAACCATTCAATGGTGTCATAGGTGTCTGTCGATTCATCCACCTCATTCCCTTTTTTATTCGGCTTGAAAGGCGTCATCCATTTGAAATCGCCTTCCGACATATAACGCCCGCGCACATCCTGATAAACGAAGATGTAGCCTTCCTGTTGAAAGAGCAGCGACGGGCCGAGCGAATTTTTATAGGCGTCAGCGCCATAGGGTCCGACGCTGTAAGGGGTGCGGCTCATCATAATCGGATATTTTTGCGACGTGTCTTTCGGCATATAAATCGACGTGAACAGTTTGACGCCGTCGCGCATCACGATTTGCGCCTCTTTTTTGGTGTATTTGGCTTTGACCTCTTCGACGCTCGGCATCTGACCTTGCGCAAAAACGTTCAAGCTGAAACCGAGCAGCGCGATGACAAGCATGATTCGCGAAACGAGTTTTACAGGATGCATGGTTTTTCTCCTTAGATGTTAATTCGTGCAAACTTCAAAACGCTTCATTGCTTTGGAGCAACGGGAAGATTGCTGCGGCTGAGTTCTTCAATATCTTTCAAAATTCCGGCGACCAAGGCTTCGACAACCACCTTACCTTTTTCGCGTGTCGCCAGCGTCGCATCGCCCCAGATGCCGGTTGCCGAATAGGTTGCTTCTTTATGGTTCGGGTCGCGCGTGAGTCTTCCTTTACCGGGGTGAAAATCTTTGGCGGCTTTTTTCATCTCAACCGTGTGAGGCGCGATGTAGAGCATCATCGAAGTTTCAATTTCATCAGCGTGAGTGCCGCCTTCCTGTTTGCTGATGCGTTTTTCGACCTCGCCCGTAAGTTTTGCAAGGTCTGTGTAGGTCATCAGTATTCCTTCAGCCGCTAACAGGTCGGCGGCGGGTTTCAGGGCGCGAAGCGTCGAAATCCCTGTGTTCAAAATATAGAACCGGTGTACGCCAAATCGAACGAAGCTCTTGCAAATGTCGATGAGCAAATCGCGCGAGGTTTCCAATCGGAGTGAAGTTGAGCCGGGATATTCGACAAATGCCGGATAGAAGTTGTAGTTCACGGTCGGCGCAATCACTACATCGGCGTTTTGCAGAACGCGATTTTTCAAATACTCGGCAATCAGCCAGTCGTTTTTGAGTTTGAGATGGGGACCGTGCTCTTTCGCCTGCGCGCCGAGCGGAATGACGACGACCCGTTCGGGTTTCAGAATTTTTTCCGCTTCAACCCAGGTGAGATTTTCAAGTAACACACCTTTGGATTTGGTCTGCGCAGTTGCGATTAAAGGCACTGCGATTACCACTAGCAAAATAAAACACCTGCGTTTCATGGAAAATAACTCCTCAGTGTATTCCCGCATCTGTGATGCTCTCTGATCCTTTCGTATGCGGTTTGCTTCTACTTCTCAGGCAGTATCTTAAGTAATACATTTGCCTGCTCAAAATATCCGAATTCAGCGCAAATTGACGGGATGCATATAAGCGTCTTTACCTGCTCATAATACGAATGATCGTGACAAGGGTCTCCGTTGAGCAACGGCTTAATTATATTTATGGCTTCTTGCAACAGGCTGAATGCCTGTTCAATCTCTCCAACTTTTACTAATTCAATTGCTACCTCACAACGCCGCCAGGCATTTTTTTCCATTCTCGCATCCGGTACGCCATCTGATAACCGCCAATCTGTTGCCTCAGAGCGACCTTCTCTTCATCATTCAGGGAATAAAATGATTTTTCATCCCCCAGGAGTCTATTGACGATTTTGCTCATCAGGTCAACCACGTGTTCATTCATTTGTCCTGCTCTCTGCTACAAGAACCTTTATAACTACTTCTTCATCCCGGCGCGTTCTTTGCGTTGTAAATCGCGAAGCGCGCGAAAGCCTGCCTCACTTCAAGGTTTTCACATGAGCGTAGGCAAGGATTTTTGCATCGGCTGTCAACAATGCACAGTCATAAACCCGCGCGGTCGCCACAATGATTTGATCTGCCGGATCATTATGAAATATGGGTGGCAACTGTGTAGATTCCAAAGCGATTTGAGGTGTAAGGTTGATCAATAAAATACCCGGGTAGTTCAGTGCCTTGTCGAACCAATCAGCCATCGGTTCAGGCAAGGTGAGTCGTTTAAGTTCAACGAGCTTGGCAACCTCCCAACATGAAATAGCACTGATGCCAAGTCCATAGGACTCATTATCCTTGATCCATTTTCGTTGGTTGTTCGTCAACTTCTTATCGTTATGAACCCACCATATCCAAATGTGTGTATCGAGAATAATCATTTCAAGGCTTCCCAATCCTCAACCGCTACAGGCTCCATCGGGTTTTCATAAATTAGTGGCGTCCCCTGCAAGGAGTATGGATTTTTAACATCTTTTTTTATGCTGCGGGAAACAATGATAACTTCAACAGTTTCGCCCGCTTGAAAGGGCAGGTCATTTAAAACCAGCACCCCATCTTTGGTTAATACCGTTTCTATTTGGTGTGCGCTCATTGATGAACCTCCTGTCTAATGACTTAAAACTTACCCATATATTTTCCCGCACTGGAGAAAAACCGCAAACTTTTTCCATATTTGCTCGTCAACCAAAGATTGCAACTCCTCATTTTAGCGAACAACCTTTCTATTGATCATTACTCACTTCTTCATCCCGGCGCGTTCTTTGCGTTGTAAATCGCGAAGCGCGCGAAAGCCGATGCGCTTGACGCTTTGCGATTCCAGGATTTTGCGAACCTCTGCGTCGGTGGTAAACAGGCGATACTCTTCGGCGCGGTCTTTCCACGAATTGGTAATGTGTTTGATCTCTTCACCGGCAACCGAAGCGTGAATGTATAGCTCGGTGACGCCCGGTTTCAAATTACTCAACAGGCGTTTCCAATAATCAGTGACCGATTCACCTTTGGCGGGACCGCCGGTAATCAGATAATCGGGATAGACAATGCCGTCGGCGTCTAACTGCCCGCGCTGATGCCCGCCGCCATTTGCCGCTAACAACTCCTGCGAACCCATGCGAATCGGCAAATTGAATTCATTGGCAAGCCTTCGATAAACCTGAAAATAATTGTCATTGTATTGCAAAGTGCCCATGTGCGAATCGAGATGCGTGACATCAACGCCCGCATCCAAGGCTTTTTTGATTTGCGCTTTCGCTTCAATATACGCCTGTTCAGTCGTCGCGTGACCATAGACGCTCATAATGTCAGGCCACAGATAACCTTGCGGGTCAACCAAGCCCGGCACTTCGGATTTGCTCGCCACCGGACTCCATTTATAACCTTTCCATTCCGCTGTGTGGGTCAAATGCAGACCGAAATCTTTTTCCGGGTGGGCTTTGGCATAAGCGAAAATTTCCGGCACCCAGGGACAGGGAACCATAATGGTTGCCGAAGTGATTAAGCCGTTTTCCATGCCGTCGATGACTGCGGCATTCGAGGCATGGCTGTTGCCTACGTCGTCACAATTGATGATTAAAATTTTATCGGTAGCTTGAAATCCCAAACGTTCGGCAAGCGACCGGCGTTTGGTTTGAATGATTTCAGTATTGCGGCTGGGTGGGTTCGCGGTTTCAGCGATTAAAGAAAAAGGCAATA comes from Acidobacteriota bacterium and encodes:
- a CDS encoding prolyl oligopeptidase family serine peptidase, which codes for MAEKQIAPFGSWKTPITADLIVSGTIGLGEISVNGDDLYWIEARPAEAGRNVLVRRTGDGQITDITPASLNTRTRVNEYGGGAYLVTDEAIYFSNFADNLLYKQTGDSLSQPLTRDSQMRYTDFVLDSARHRLIAVREDHTLSDTDCTNTIVSIDLATGENTVLVEGCDFYSSPRLSPDGKQLCWMEWNHPNLPWDGTELWTADLNPDGTFAKWGCVAGGKSDSIFQPEWSPAGVLHFVSDQTGWWNLYRIVNGKTEPLYEMEAEFGYPHWVFRLSLYDFVSANEIICTYNVQGNWQLGRLNTTTRTLSPIETAYTDIRSLRVGKSQALFIGGSPTQMDAVVSLNLATGDTQVLRRSSELAIDEAYLSIAQAIEFPTENKQTAYAFYYPPKNKDYEAPADERPPLICISHGGPTAATSSTLRLTTQFWTSRGFGVVDVNYGGSTGYGRKYRERLNGNWGIVDVNDCVNAARFLVEQGKADGDRLIIRGGSAGGYTTLAALTFKDFFKAGASYFGISDLEALEQDCHKFEARYNASLIGPHPQAKELYKARSPIHHTERLSCPIILFQGLDDKIVPPNQAEMMFVALQQKQIPVAYITLEGEGHGFRKAENIKRTLNAELYFYSRVFGFAVDVQLDDDLLKGFHNFPPS
- a CDS encoding PepSY domain-containing protein, with the translated sequence MKTRTLHRFIGLIMLLPFIGWAITGAIFFLKPGYAGAYELLQVKTYPLESQTVIKPQNDWLEARLVKTILGEHLLVRTAQGARHLDPQTLAPRNEPTEDEIQKLLSDALQINPSRYGHINKIEGKQITTDTGVRVTLNWERLTLTQRGADTDRIDWFYKIHYLQWTGIALLDKTLGAVGIALVVILSLLGLRLFFRRG
- a CDS encoding CocE/NonD family hydrolase encodes the protein MHPVKLVSRIMLVIALLGFSLNVFAQGQMPSVEEVKAKYTKKEAQIVMRDGVKLFTSIYMPKDTSQKYPIMMSRTPYSVGPYGADAYKNSLGPSLLFQQEGYIFVYQDVRGRYMSEGDFKWMTPFKPNKKGNEVDESTDTYDTIEWLIQNIPNNNGRVGVWGISFPGHYTAQTLTDAHPALRAASPQAPMADNWLGDDMHHNGAFWLPHAFNFISSFGKPRTGPTTQGQPGFRHGMPDGYKFFLEMGSLANANEKYLKGEIKIWNEWMEHGDYDEYWQAQNVPQRLKNVKPSVAVMTVGGWFDAEDLQGPLNIYAAIEKHNPKTYNTIIMGPWSHGGWARGDGDGLGNVRFGSKTSAFYRENIELNFFNYFLKDKGENKLPEAYMFNTGANKWWTMSDWPPKNVETKSVYLDVSGKLTFTAPGNSSCFAEYVSDPAKPVPFIDYTAIGMTREYMTDDQRHAATRPDVVVYQTEPLSEDMTVAGPIKVSLEVSTSGTDSDFVIKVIDVYPDNAPDNSPNPRGIRMGGYQMLVRGEPMRAKYRNSWSKPEAMVPNKKTKVEFTMPDVFHTWLKGHRLMIQVQSSWFPLVDRNPQKFINIYAAKDSDFQKATQRVFCTSRVMLNVMRGQD
- a CDS encoding creatininase family protein, encoding MKRRCFILLVVIAVPLIATAQTKSKGVLLENLTWVEAEKILKPERVVVIPLGAQAKEHGPHLKLKNDWLIAEYLKNRVLQNADVVIAPTVNYNFYPAFVEYPGSTSLRLETSRDLLIDICKSFVRFGVHRFYILNTGISTLRALKPAADLLAAEGILMTYTDLAKLTGEVEKRISKQEGGTHADEIETSMMLYIAPHTVEMKKAAKDFHPGKGRLTRDPNHKEATYSATGIWGDATLATREKGKVVVEALVAGILKDIEELSRSNLPVAPKQ
- a CDS encoding type II toxin-antitoxin system VapC family toxin, giving the protein MIILDTHIWIWWVHNDKKLTNNQRKWIKDNESYGLGISAISCWEVAKLVELKRLTLPEPMADWFDKALNYPGILLINLTPQIALESTQLPPIFHNDPADQIIVATARVYDCALLTADAKILAYAHVKTLK
- a CDS encoding polysaccharide deacetylase family protein yields the protein MTKLLALLLWCLLPFSLIAETANPPSRNTEIIQTKRRSLAERLGFQATDKILIINCDDVGNSHASNAAVIDGMENGLITSATIMVPCPWVPEIFAYAKAHPEKDFGLHLTHTAEWKGYKWSPVASKSEVPGLVDPQGYLWPDIMSVYGHATTEQAYIEAKAQIKKALDAGVDVTHLDSHMGTLQYNDNYFQVYRRLANEFNLPIRMGSQELLAANGGGHQRGQLDADGIVYPDYLITGGPAKGESVTDYWKRLLSNLKPGVTELYIHASVAGEEIKHITNSWKDRAEEYRLFTTDAEVRKILESQSVKRIGFRALRDLQRKERAGMKK